The genome window GGCGTTGTTTTGTCGCAGCCACACATCAGAATGACCGCATCAATCGAGTTGCCGCGAATACTTTCCTCAACGTCCATACTGGCGAGATTGCGAAACAACATCGCCGTCGGTTTGATCTGGCATTCGCCGAGCGACATAACGGGGAACTCCAACGGGAAACCGCCTGCCTCCCAGACCCCACGTTTAATGGCTTCGGCCAATTCGCGGAAGTGCGCGTTGCAGGGCGTCAACTCCGACCAGGTATTACAAATGCCAATAACGGGCTTTCCCTCAAACTCATGATGCGGAAACCCCTGATTTTTCATCCAGGCGCGGTAAATAAAGCCGTCTTTACCGGTGCGGCCAAACCAATCTCGAGAACGTAGTGGCATTTTTCTGTAAGCAGGTGGCAAAAGCCAGTGACTTGTTGATACGTAGTAAAAAAAGACCCTAAATGGCATAATCTACCAGTCACAAGCCTTTGTTCATGTATTATTTTAAGGTAGTGATTTTCAGTTGGTTTCGGTTCTATCCGGGCGCAAATAAATTTTGCACACCACTCGCTCCGCGTTAAAATATTGACAATCAACAAACTAAAAATTAGTCTATCAGCGTTGTAGACTCAGTACCATCACAAATGAGTTTTGTTAAAACGAGTTGGATTATCTTTATTGATGGCCGTTGTTCGCCCGGCTGTCACGGTCGCTGCGAAGTTCACCGCCCACACAATTCCCAATCTCAAACCATCCGAAATCAGTGGTGTCATTCAGTCCGGCCTGAATAGGCTAACACCATCCGGGCTCATGCGATCCGATGCAACCCGGTCGGATATGACCCGAACAAACGCTAAATCGGCGCTGCTGTCTTCGTCATTGGCAGCCCCGGACCTTCCGCTGCTGGATGTTGATTTTTGCGGAGAATGCCTGCCTCTCGATCAGATCGACGTTGTTGACTGCTGGAAACACGTGTTTACGCTTTTTCGTAGCCACGCCAGTGATTTGGGAAATATTCGGCAGCGGGCAGATGCGTTCTTTCCGATCATCGACCCGATTCTGGAGAAATACGATATTCCCGATGACTTCCGCTACGTACCACTCGCCGAAAGTGCGCTCCGACCCAAAGCAATCTCGCGGGCTGGTGCAGCTGGTTACTGGCAGCTGATGCCGGCCACCGCCCGCTCATTAGGGTTACGGGTCAGCGGGCGCACCGATGAGCGGTTCAACGTTCAGAAAGCAACCGATGCTGCTTGTCGCTACCTTCGGAAACTGTATGATCAACTGGGTTCCTGGTCGCTGGTAGCCGCTGCCTACAATGCAGGGCCCGGTCTGATGAAGAATCAATTAAAGCGCTACGAACACCGCGATTACTACCGGATGAGCCTCCCTCGAGAAACCAAATACTACCTGTATCGGGTGTTGCTTTATAAAGAATTACTGTCTCGGCCCAACGATTACTCATCGTTTTTAGCGCCTGCCCCTCAGACAGCCTACCGATTTCAGCCGATTGCGTTAACGCAGCAACCCGGTTAGAGTTAGGTTGTACTGACTGATATAAGAGAAGGTCTGCTACTCAGCGGGCCTTCTCTTTTGTTGTCTTACCCCGCTCTGCCAGTCACTGAAATTCGTTTGCCGGACAAGTTTCGTACTGCGAATTGATTCCTCACTAACTGCGGTAGGATGCGTAAAATGAAGCGAAGTCATCTACCTTTGCCGATCAGTTAGCGATCTTTTCTGCGGCTTGGTTTGGCCTATTTTGGCACACTTTGTGAGGCTAGCGCCTAAATTAAAACCCAAACCGCTCAAATCAGTTATTAGCATTATCAAATCAGTACTACTGTCAGCGCTTTAATGCAGTCAGACACCACCAATTCCGCAAGCAAGTCATCCAGCAAGCCCGTCGTTACCCGGCGACTGGACAAATTTTTCCTAAACCTGGCCGATGTAGCGGCTTTTGTCGGACGCTTTTTTCGGGAAGTGCTGGTTCCCCCCTACGAATTCAAGGAGATCATCCGGCAGTGCTACGAAGTGGGTTACCGGTCCTTATTGCTGATCTCAACAACGGGTTTCATCACGGGTATCGTTTTTACTAACCAGTCGCGACCGTCGCTCTCCGAGTTCGGGGCTACTTCGTGGCTACCTTCCCTGATTGCCATTGCGATCGTGCGCGCGTTAGGACCACTCGTAACGGCGTTGATTGCATCCGGTAAAGTTGGGTCCAGTATTGGTGCCGAGTTGGGCTCCATGAATGTAACCGAGCAGATCGACGCCATGGAAGTTTCGGGCACCAATCCATTCAAATTTCTGGTTGTCAGTCGCGTACTGGCTACGTCGATCACGATCCCGGTACTCACGATGTACACCATTTTCGTGGCGCTGCTTGGGGCCTATATTAACGTTAACTTAAACGAGCAGACTAGTTTCACCTCCTTTTTTCAGGAAGTATTCGGTGCTATATCGTACGTCGACATTTTCGCGTCCATCACCAAATCGATCGTGTTTGGCTTCACGATTGGGATGGTTGGCTGTTACAAAGGTTACCATTCGTCGAAGGGAACCGAGGGTGTCGGTAAAGCGGCCAACGCATCCGTTGTGACCGCCATGTTCCTCGTATTTATTGAAGAACTTCTGTCGCTTCAGATCATCGCGGCCCTACGGGGAAGCTGATAAACTGAGTGATTGTGCAAGTACCCAAATTACCTATTTACCCAATTACTAAATCAATGACACAACCAACCGATCCCATCATCAGCATCCACGACCTGAAAAAGTCGTTTGGAGATTTACACGTGCTGCGTGGGGTTGACCTGGATGTAAACCGGGGCGAAAATGTGGCTGTACTGGGGCGTTCCGGTACGGGTAAATCGGTGTTGATCAAAATTCTTGTGGGTCTTCTGAAGCCCGATTCCGGAACCGTTACCGTGCTTGGGCAGGACGTTGAACAATTACGCGGTCCGGAACTCGATCAGTTTCGGCAGAAGGTTGGGTTCTCCTTTCAGAGTAGCGCCTTGTATGATAGTATGAGCATCCGGGAAAATCTGGAATTTCCGCTGGTCCGGAACGTTCGTAACCTGACGCAGGGCGAGATCGATCGTGCGGTCGAGGAAGCACTGGCCGACGTAGGTTTGTCGCAAACAATCAACCAGATGCCTTCTGAGTTGTCGGGTGGCCAGCGCAAACGCATTGGCATCGCCCGAACGCTTATCCTGAAGCCCGAGATTATGCTTTACGATGAGCCAACGGCTGGCCTTGACCCGATCACGAGTGTCGAGATCAATAACCTGATCAATGAAGTACGGGAACGCTTCAAGGCTACGTCCATCATTATTACGCACGACCTGACCTGTGCCAAAACCACTGGCGATCGGGTAGCGATGCTACTGGATGGGCGTTTTGCGCGGGTTGGTCCTTTCGAAGAGGTTTTTGCCGACCCCGACGAACGAATCCAGCAGTTTTACAACTATAAATTTGTCAATTAACATAGTCCGGTAACTGGATGATTGAGCGATTCAGCCGCTATTTCTTAACCAATTACCCCATTTATAAAGTTACCTAGTTACCCCCATCAATCAAGTCACTATGAGTTCGGAATCAAACAAACGCTCTATCGTTGTCGGCATCTTTGTTCTGCTGGGCATTGTCATCTTTGTCGCCGGGGTGTTTGTGTTGGGCGGCCAGCAAAAACGCTTCACCAAAAGCATTCGTCTGATTGCTGTCTTTAAAGA of Spirosoma agri contains these proteins:
- a CDS encoding lytic transglycosylase domain-containing protein encodes the protein MAVVRPAVTVAAKFTAHTIPNLKPSEISGVIQSGLNRLTPSGLMRSDATRSDMTRTNAKSALLSSSLAAPDLPLLDVDFCGECLPLDQIDVVDCWKHVFTLFRSHASDLGNIRQRADAFFPIIDPILEKYDIPDDFRYVPLAESALRPKAISRAGAAGYWQLMPATARSLGLRVSGRTDERFNVQKATDAACRYLRKLYDQLGSWSLVAAAYNAGPGLMKNQLKRYEHRDYYRMSLPRETKYYLYRVLLYKELLSRPNDYSSFLAPAPQTAYRFQPIALTQQPG
- a CDS encoding ABC transporter ATP-binding protein yields the protein MTQPTDPIISIHDLKKSFGDLHVLRGVDLDVNRGENVAVLGRSGTGKSVLIKILVGLLKPDSGTVTVLGQDVEQLRGPELDQFRQKVGFSFQSSALYDSMSIRENLEFPLVRNVRNLTQGEIDRAVEEALADVGLSQTINQMPSELSGGQRKRIGIARTLILKPEIMLYDEPTAGLDPITSVEINNLINEVRERFKATSIIITHDLTCAKTTGDRVAMLLDGRFARVGPFEEVFADPDERIQQFYNYKFVN
- a CDS encoding MlaE family ABC transporter permease, which produces MQSDTTNSASKSSSKPVVTRRLDKFFLNLADVAAFVGRFFREVLVPPYEFKEIIRQCYEVGYRSLLLISTTGFITGIVFTNQSRPSLSEFGATSWLPSLIAIAIVRALGPLVTALIASGKVGSSIGAELGSMNVTEQIDAMEVSGTNPFKFLVVSRVLATSITIPVLTMYTIFVALLGAYINVNLNEQTSFTSFFQEVFGAISYVDIFASITKSIVFGFTIGMVGCYKGYHSSKGTEGVGKAANASVVTAMFLVFIEELLSLQIIAALRGS